A window from Fragaria vesca subsp. vesca linkage group LG5, FraVesHawaii_1.0, whole genome shotgun sequence encodes these proteins:
- the LOC101302564 gene encoding chaperone protein ClpB1-like: MVTQGHVLQACNGVLMYTSNEQALKVVPYNIFLIDRVEDALPSDFNGLMQLLDCCTMTDQHGRKVIFSCCIVMIASRAGNKDFIEKLVHRKFSARFNGNVLGQELKTFRFELLNRMHEIVLFSSLFGDQLGKFLRLSMDGGGDLHENPVKEALAFELAFQDLFLPAISLHDPPSPQSQADSVFYLLKWHAVRDGELEVRDKSSFYRHFLNGSTSSGNMNQL; encoded by the exons ATGGTGACACAGGGTCATGTTTTACAAGCATGTAACGGAGTTCTGAT GTACACCAGCAATGAGCAAGCTCTCAAGGTAGTGCCATATAACATTTTCCTTATTGATCGAGTCGAAGATGCCCTTCCATCTGACTTCAATGGTCTAATGCAACTGCTTGACTGCTGTACAATGACTGACCAGCATGGACGCAAGGTTATTTTCAGTTGTTGCATTGTCATGATTGCTTCAAGGGCTGGGAACAAGGACTTCATTGAAAAACTTGTCCACAGGAAATTTAGTGCCAGATTCAATGGGAATGTCCTTGGACAG GAACTAAAAACATTTAGGTTCGAATTGCTGAACCGAATGCATGAGATTGTACTTTTCAGTTCCTTATTTGGTGATCAACTTGGGAAATTCCTGAGACTGTCAATGGATGGTGGAGGTGATCTTCATGAGAATCCGGTAAAGGAGGCTCTTGCATTTGAACTTGCTTTTCAGGACTTGTTTCTGCCTGCTATATCTCTA CATGATCCACCCAGTCCACAGAGCCAAGCAGATTCGGTGTTCTATCTCTTAAAATGGCATGCTGTTAGAGATGGTGAACTAGAAGTTAGGGACAAGAGTAGCTTTTATCGCCACTTCTTGAATGGTTCAACTTCATCCGGGAACATGAATCAACTTTGA
- the LOC101302845 gene encoding chaperone protein ClpB1-like: MEALSTLQLMNELREDKEELEITYGVQIPEDTLSLACSIAMRYPDVLLAATKIVCYKSEKSLPGQLAVHLLAKACFELVNDFDMGVEDCLEVYPLIRAHIELNECKKEKAPTSQCWISYVTDEYEDLKEKWHTLEEKWKLVLQSRRRSERRTQEVEALKHVRLNLLSYLQQPEMVIATGLMQLFSLVNVLGKDQHELSTIYPFMIAKVAWSLTGIPKSWLLHSTEPKFFPDIGPTFAKRVVGQELPKLAVTSALTELRSGAHPIASFLFLCRPGCGRTELAKAVAELFFDAKDMLTELNMVKYKCAEPNPVSDEDEYGYDFPRYEPKSEFREHLIEAVKKRPFGIVLLDNIEVARPSDVDILVEILTHGRLSDGKGHFVDFTKMLIILTSNVVQDPFMLRCCNCEEMVEKFFFKDLDEDSPNGVCRHLLILKKARKHFRTELFEALNDVVAFEPLSLLHYRCVTRLLLRDIACSITEKHLILCPSEAAVRAILLDSDFMRDGTKNIKSFFQTSVEAMVKDRLNEIDDICVVYMDASVGTEELSYVRFEKISALDYYDQEIKDFLKSSSELRSTYRKEKVWVKKVSMLKRSFPVLLANENSVKDPAKVFKVLQIIDSLLENATHEYTTVNAFGSLEETDEPRDDQLEKSKKMAKNGINSLRASLSNLKKLVRKILLKV; encoded by the exons ATGGAGGCATTGTCGACATTGCAACTTATGAATGAGCTTCGTGAAGACAAGGAGGAGTTGGAGATCACTTATGGTGTTCAAATCCCCGAAGACACCTTGTCTTTGGCTTGCAGCATTGCCATGAGATACCCTGATG TATTATTGGCAGCCACCAAAATCGTTTGTTATAAGAGTGAGAAGTCACTACCGGGACAGCTGGCTGTTCACCTCTTAGCTAAAGCTTGTTTTGAACTTGTGAATGATTTTGACATGGGTGTAGAAGATTGTTTAGAAGTATACCCACTCATCCGTGCACATATTGAGTTGAATGAATGTAAGAAAGAAAAAGCTCCTACTAGCCAATGCTGGATCAGCTAT GTAACAGATGAGTATGAAGATCTTAAGGAAAAGTGGCATACACTCGAGGAGAAATGGAAGTTAGTCTTGCAGTCGAGGCGGAGATCAGAAAGAAGAACTCAAGAAGTAGAAGCATTGAAGCATGTACGCCTAAATCTTCTTTCTTATTTGCAGCAACCAGAAATGGTGATAGCAACAGGCCTTATGCAGCTTTTTTCCCTTGTAAATGTGCTTGGCAAAGATCAACATGAGCTGTCAACTATTTACCCTTTTATGATAGCCAAG GTAGCGTGGTCCTTGACTGGTATTCCAAAATCATGGTTACTTCATTCTACAGAACCAAAATTTTTCCCAGATATTGGCCCAACATTTGCAAAGAGGGTTGTGGGGCAAGAGCTTCCCAAACTTGCTGTCACCAGTGCCTTGACAGAGCTTAGGTCTGGGGCACACCCAATTGCTTCGTTTCTCTTTCTTTGCCGGCCTGGTTGTGGCAGGACAGAGCTTGCTAAAGCTGTTGCTGAGCTATTTTTTGATGCAAAGGACATGTTGACTGAACTCAACATGGTGAAATATAAGTGTGCAGAGCCAAATCCTGTATCAGATGAAGATGAATATGGATATGACTTCCCACGGTATGAACCAAAGTCAGAATTTAGGGAGCATCTCATAGAAGCTGTGAAGAAGAGGCCTTTTGGCATCGTCTTGCTTGATAACATTGAAGTTGCTCGTCCATCTGATGTAGACATTTTGGTTGAAATTCTAACCCATGGTAGACTGAGCGATGGGAAAGGACACTTTGTTGATTTCACTAAGATGTTGATTATTCTGACATCAAACGTTGTGCAAGATCCATTTATGTTGCGGTGTTGCAATTGTGAGGAGATGGTTGAAAAGTTTTTTTTTAAAGACTTGGATGAAGATTCACCAAATGGCGTTTGCCGTCACCTTTTGATTCTAAAAAAG GCAAGAAAGCATTTTAGGACTGAGTTATTTGAAGCTCTGAATGATGTTGTTGCATTTGAGCCCCTTTCACTTCTGCACTACAGATGTGTTACGAGATTGTTGTTGAGGGACATCGCATGCTCCATTACAGAAAAACACCTCATATTATGCCCGTCTGAAGCTGCAGTTAGAGCTATATTACTCGATTCGGATTTTATGCGT GATGGCACAAAGAATATTAAGAGCTTTTTTCAGACCAGTGTAGAAGCTATGGTAAAGGATCGCCTTAATGAGATTGATGACATCTGTGTCGTCTATATGGATGCCTCCGTGGGGACAGAGGAGTTGTCTTATGTTAGATTTGAGAAGATTAGTGCATTAGATTATTATGATCAGGAAATAAAGGACTTCCTAAAATCTTCAAGTGAACTAAGATCAACGTACAGGAAAGAGAAGGTCTGGGTGAAGAAAGTTTCCATGCTGAAACGAAGTTTTCCTGTGTTGTTGGCTAATGAAAATTCAGTGAAGGATCCCGCCAAAGTGTTTAAAGTTCTGCAAATAATAGACAGTCTATTAGAAAATGCAACTCATGAATATACCACAGTG AACGCATTTGGCTCATTGGAGGAAACTGATGAACCTCGGGATGATCAATTGGAGAAATCTAAGAAGATGGCTAAGAATGGTATCAATAGTCTGCGAGCATCTTTGTCCAATCTAAAG AAGTTGGTGAGGAAGATCTTATTAAAGGTTTAA